From the Corythoichthys intestinalis isolate RoL2023-P3 chromosome 15, ASM3026506v1, whole genome shotgun sequence genome, one window contains:
- the LOC130930784 gene encoding dynein axonemal light chain 1-like isoform X3 — MVGKATTIKEALTKWEEKTGEKSGEATVIKLYGQIPPIEKLDSTLSKIPCCEKLCLSTNCIDKITNLGELKSLKILSLGRNNIKAFTGLDAVGDTLEELWISYNLIEKMKGVHLMKKLRVLYMSNNLVKDWGEFAKLADLPCLVDLVFVGNPLEEKHTPDGTWMDEATKRLPRLTKLDVSMGLKRKPPGGASHFDSSAQLRIPVIKQDAGADDD, encoded by the exons ATGGTG GGGAaagcaacaacaataaaggaagCGCTGACCAAATGG GAGGAGAAAACCGGAGAAAAGAGCGGAGAGGCCACAGTTATAAAGCTCTATGGTCAGATTCCCCCGATTGAAAAGTTGGATTCCACTCTTAGCAAAATCCCCTGTTGCGA AAAGCTGTGTCTTTCCACAAACTGCATTGACAAAATAACCAATTTAGGAGAACTAA AAAGCCTGAAAATTTTATCATTGGGTAGAAATAATATCAAGGCCTTCACTGGCTTG GATGCAGTTGGCGACACATTAGAAGAATTGTGGATCTCTTACAACCTGATTGAGAAAATGAAGGGAGTTCATTTGATGAAAAAACTAAGGGTTCTCTATATGTCCAATAACCTAGTCAAAGATTGGG GAGAATTTGCAAAGTTGGCTGATTTACCATGCCTTGTAGATCTGGTTTTTGTGGGAAATCCTCTAGAAGAAAAACACACCCCTGATGGAACATGGATGGATGAAGCTACTAAAAGATTACCTAGACTGACAAAACTGGATG TTTCAATGGGACTGAAGAGAAAACCTCCTGGGGGAGCCTCCCACTTTGATTCCAGTGCACAATTAA GGATTCCAGTCATTAAACAAGATGCAGGTGCTGATGACGACTGA
- the LOC130930784 gene encoding dynein axonemal light chain 1-like isoform X4, producing the protein MVGKATTIKEALTKWEEKTGEKSGEATVIKLYGQIPPIEKLDSTLSKIPCCEKLCLSTNCIDKITNLGELKSLKILSLGRNNIKAFTGLDAVGDTLEELWISYNLIEKMKGVHLMKKLRVLYMSNNLVKDWGEFAKLADLPCLVDLVFVGNPLEEKHTPDGTWMDEATKRLPRLTKLDGIPVIKQDAGADDD; encoded by the exons ATGGTG GGGAaagcaacaacaataaaggaagCGCTGACCAAATGG GAGGAGAAAACCGGAGAAAAGAGCGGAGAGGCCACAGTTATAAAGCTCTATGGTCAGATTCCCCCGATTGAAAAGTTGGATTCCACTCTTAGCAAAATCCCCTGTTGCGA AAAGCTGTGTCTTTCCACAAACTGCATTGACAAAATAACCAATTTAGGAGAACTAA AAAGCCTGAAAATTTTATCATTGGGTAGAAATAATATCAAGGCCTTCACTGGCTTG GATGCAGTTGGCGACACATTAGAAGAATTGTGGATCTCTTACAACCTGATTGAGAAAATGAAGGGAGTTCATTTGATGAAAAAACTAAGGGTTCTCTATATGTCCAATAACCTAGTCAAAGATTGGG GAGAATTTGCAAAGTTGGCTGATTTACCATGCCTTGTAGATCTGGTTTTTGTGGGAAATCCTCTAGAAGAAAAACACACCCCTGATGGAACATGGATGGATGAAGCTACTAAAAGATTACCTAGACTGACAAAACTGGATG GGATTCCAGTCATTAAACAAGATGCAGGTGCTGATGACGACTGA